In a single window of the Coleofasciculus sp. FACHB-T130 genome:
- a CDS encoding SH3 domain-containing protein, translating to MKPYQILITCAIAIGAIAGSTLATISYRNSQPPQPTTEVPAPPATTETLEPTIPPSVAVSPPPYTPPTSKPTGTQTTPPDKSSFSQFRVRLLDAISRRDANFIRTLVTSETEWNYGGTLNLDSYNIDDKNSKFWAYMDKALSLGCATDNQAKVANKEPGSDVWVCPDIAKALESIRPDKPNVGQLAILGQNVNVRANPGAGSKVVGVVSYDFVGFDGNTFNSLPEQMQKEVKEKVIDGWTPVKLGNGKKGWVLNRYVYDSETDYRVSFVRIRGQWRLRYFLPGNGN from the coding sequence ATGAAACCTTATCAAATTTTAATAACATGCGCGATCGCTATAGGAGCGATCGCAGGTTCCACTTTAGCAACGATTAGCTACCGCAACAGCCAACCACCACAACCCACAACTGAAGTTCCAGCTCCTCCGGCGACAACGGAGACACTAGAACCGACAATACCCCCGTCTGTGGCGGTATCGCCCCCACCGTATACGCCGCCGACTTCAAAACCAACTGGGACTCAAACAACTCCGCCAGACAAAAGTTCGTTTTCTCAGTTTCGCGTGCGTCTTTTAGATGCCATTAGTCGGCGGGATGCTAATTTTATTCGCACGCTTGTCACCTCAGAAACTGAATGGAACTATGGCGGTACGCTCAATTTGGACAGCTACAACATTGATGACAAAAATTCTAAATTTTGGGCATACATGGATAAGGCACTTAGTTTAGGTTGTGCTACCGACAATCAGGCAAAAGTGGCGAACAAAGAACCGGGATCTGATGTTTGGGTGTGTCCAGATATCGCAAAAGCACTGGAGTCAATTCGCCCAGATAAACCGAATGTTGGACAACTGGCAATTTTAGGACAAAATGTGAATGTCCGTGCAAACCCTGGGGCAGGTAGCAAAGTTGTGGGGGTTGTGTCTTACGATTTTGTAGGGTTTGATGGCAACACCTTTAACAGCTTACCAGAGCAGATGCAGAAAGAGGTGAAGGAAAAGGTTATCGATGGTTGGACGCCAGTGAAACTCGGGAATGGTAAAAAAGGTTGGGTTCTCAACCGCTATGTGTACGATTCAGAAACCGATTACCGCGTCAGTTTTGTGCGAATTCGCGGACAGTGGCGACTACGTTACTTCTTGCCAGGAAATGGGAATTAA
- a CDS encoding phosphodiester glycosidase family protein, translating into MAVEKSSTSMSKRRKFPWTRSLSAIALSLVLLSLGLYGVFYGVSCLSRPPRTDVQQPLFQGIVYRRIPRSTPRPLTIHVVTIDLKAPGIGVLVTPGKPTQGKETVAQTTSDFLREFNLQLAINGSFFYPFQEQWLLYYPHSGEPVNVLGQAISNGVTYSAFERGWPVLCFSQDNRAQISKTSCPADTAQALAGGEIIIERGNLVVMKDNRDQKKLFPRTVVATDESGEKLWLILVDGRQRFYSEGVSIIELQNILAELGVYRALNLDGGGSTTLVVARPGGKPNEVLGASLNSPIHTRIPMRQRPVANHLGFYARPIRIKN; encoded by the coding sequence GTGGCTGTCGAAAAATCCTCAACCAGTATGAGCAAACGACGCAAATTTCCCTGGACGCGATCGCTCAGTGCCATTGCCCTTAGTCTGGTGCTGTTGTCTCTGGGACTCTATGGTGTCTTCTATGGCGTTTCGTGTCTCAGTCGTCCACCCCGCACCGACGTTCAGCAACCGCTATTTCAAGGTATCGTTTATCGGCGCATTCCCCGCTCAACACCGCGCCCCCTAACGATCCACGTTGTCACTATCGACCTAAAAGCGCCAGGAATTGGGGTGTTAGTAACGCCAGGAAAACCCACCCAAGGAAAAGAAACCGTAGCACAAACGACCAGTGACTTTTTGCGGGAATTTAACTTGCAATTGGCAATCAATGGTAGCTTTTTTTACCCATTCCAAGAGCAATGGCTGTTATATTATCCCCACAGCGGCGAACCCGTGAACGTATTGGGGCAGGCGATTTCTAACGGCGTCACCTACTCTGCGTTTGAGCGAGGCTGGCCCGTTTTGTGTTTTTCTCAGGATAATCGTGCCCAAATCAGCAAGACGAGTTGTCCTGCGGATACGGCTCAAGCTTTGGCAGGCGGCGAAATCATCATCGAACGCGGCAACTTAGTGGTGATGAAAGATAACCGCGATCAAAAAAAGTTATTTCCGCGCACAGTGGTTGCGACTGATGAAAGCGGCGAGAAATTGTGGTTAATTCTGGTTGATGGTCGCCAGCGTTTCTATAGTGAGGGCGTCAGTATAATTGAGCTGCAAAATATTCTTGCCGAGTTGGGTGTTTATCGGGCGCTGAACTTGGATGGCGGCGGTTCGACAACGCTGGTGGTAGCGCGTCCTGGAGGGAAGCCTAACGAAGTGTTAGGAGCATCGCTCAATTCACCGATTCATACTCGAATCCCCATGCGACAGCGCCCAGTGGCGAACCATCTGGGCTTTTATGCGCGACCGATAAGAATTAAAAATTAA
- a CDS encoding DUF561 domain-containing protein, with protein MTMNTTLQRVFDQGRALKIITGLNNFHPERVAATVKAADLGGATFVDIAAEPNLVRLARQLTSLPICVSAVEPELFAIAVEAGADLIEIGNFDSFYAQGRRFEAEEVLALTQATRSLLPNITLSVTVPHILELDRQVQLAEALVKAGADIIQTEGGTSSTPTHAGTLGLIEKAAPTLAAAYEISRAVSVPVLCASGISSVTAPMAIAAGAAGVGVGSAINQLNSEVAMVAAVRSLVEALSTVSRERIHA; from the coding sequence ATGACCATGAATACTACACTACAGCGTGTCTTTGACCAAGGTCGTGCTTTAAAAATTATTACCGGATTGAATAACTTCCATCCGGAGCGAGTTGCTGCCACCGTTAAGGCAGCCGACTTAGGCGGTGCTACTTTCGTCGATATTGCCGCAGAACCCAATTTGGTGCGGTTGGCTCGTCAGTTGACAAGCCTGCCAATTTGCGTATCAGCAGTAGAACCAGAACTGTTTGCGATCGCAGTGGAAGCTGGAGCGGATTTGATTGAGATCGGCAACTTTGATAGTTTTTACGCGCAGGGACGGCGGTTTGAAGCAGAGGAAGTGTTGGCGCTGACGCAAGCAACGCGATCGCTGCTGCCAAATATTACCTTGTCTGTCACCGTGCCCCATATTCTGGAGCTAGATCGGCAAGTTCAACTCGCAGAAGCATTGGTAAAAGCCGGTGCCGATATTATCCAAACCGAAGGAGGCACTTCCTCAACCCCGACTCACGCCGGTACGCTGGGACTGATTGAAAAAGCGGCTCCTACCTTAGCAGCAGCTTACGAAATTTCCCGCGCTGTTTCCGTCCCAGTCCTGTGTGCTTCCGGAATTTCTAGCGTTACCGCACCGATGGCGATCGCTGCCGGTGCTGCGGGTGTCGGCGTCGGTTCTGCCATCAACCAACTCAACAGTGAAGTCGCGATGGTAGCGGCTGTTCGTAGCTTGGTGGAAGCACTATCCACTGTCAGCCGCGAACGCATTCATGCGTAA
- a CDS encoding isomerizing glutamine--fructose-6-phosphate transaminase — MNSPKEKVFSHFMLKEIHEQSEVVRTCLEAFSEIRFNDQQPRLELTQQPLNLGLSSNFYDGIDQIKILACGSSLHASLVGKYLLEQVAKVPTSVHYASEFRDAPSPATPNTLIVGVTQSGETADTLAALEIEKQHCSGETRFLGITNQAGSSLEKLVDRTIHTLAGSEVAIAATKTFVAQLIAFYCWALDVAYCRQTLSSDRLHQILTQLRQIPDQIDLILQSQKHAVEQLAKDFTHTQNCIILGRGINFPITLEAALKLKETSYIHATGYHAGEFLHGPIAMLDSSVTVVAIAMPGTVYEKILANAQKAKARGVRLIGVTSTNNSEITGLFDRVLTVPDVDELLSPILTVIPLQLLAYYTAVHRGLDVDRPRNLTKTLTVD, encoded by the coding sequence GTGAATTCTCCTAAAGAAAAGGTATTTTCCCACTTCATGCTCAAGGAAATCCATGAGCAATCAGAAGTTGTCCGAACTTGTTTAGAGGCTTTCTCAGAAATTCGTTTCAACGATCAACAGCCACGACTTGAATTGACTCAACAACCTCTAAACTTAGGTTTATCATCCAACTTTTACGATGGTATAGACCAGATTAAAATTCTTGCTTGTGGCAGTAGTCTTCATGCCAGCTTAGTAGGTAAATATCTATTAGAGCAAGTGGCTAAAGTGCCAACAAGCGTACACTATGCCTCAGAATTTCGGGATGCACCATCGCCTGCAACTCCGAATACTCTCATTGTTGGCGTTACCCAATCTGGAGAAACCGCAGATACTCTCGCTGCCTTAGAAATAGAAAAACAGCATTGTTCTGGTGAAACTCGATTTTTAGGAATTACCAATCAGGCGGGAAGTTCCTTAGAAAAGCTGGTAGATCGTACAATTCATACTTTGGCAGGAAGTGAAGTAGCGATCGCTGCCACCAAAACCTTTGTCGCTCAGTTGATAGCGTTCTACTGTTGGGCACTTGATGTAGCATACTGCCGTCAAACTCTATCGAGCGATCGACTGCATCAAATCCTCACGCAATTGCGCCAAATCCCCGATCAAATTGATTTAATTTTACAAAGCCAAAAGCACGCCGTCGAGCAGCTAGCCAAAGACTTTACCCATACCCAAAACTGCATTATTTTAGGGCGCGGGATTAATTTTCCCATCACTCTAGAAGCAGCACTGAAACTGAAAGAAACCAGCTATATCCACGCAACAGGTTATCACGCTGGAGAGTTTTTGCATGGTCCAATTGCGATGCTAGATTCTTCTGTAACTGTAGTAGCGATCGCGATGCCCGGAACTGTGTACGAAAAAATCCTTGCCAATGCCCAAAAAGCAAAAGCAAGGGGGGTTCGGCTCATTGGCGTGACATCCACAAACAATTCAGAAATTACTGGCTTATTTGATCGGGTGTTGACCGTCCCAGATGTGGACGAATTACTTTCTCCCATCCTGACAGTTATTCCGTTGCAACTCTTAGCCTATTACACGGCTGTTCATCGGGGATTGGATGTCGATCGCCCCAGAAATTTAACGAAGACTTTGACTGTGGATTAA
- a CDS encoding aminotransferase class I/II-fold pyridoxal phosphate-dependent enzyme, which produces MNNIPPLDLSRQYKIISEEVNAAVLGILASGRYIGGPSVAGFEQQFAAYTGVSECVACNSGTDALYLALRALQIGPGDEVITTPFTFIATAEVISVVGATPVFVDIDAHTFNFNIDQLQKAITAKTRAIIPVHLFGQPVDMTTVMDVAQAHNLAVIEDCAQATGAEWAGSKVGSIGHIGCFSFFPTKNLGACGDGGAVTTNDPAIASAIRMLREHGMRDRYHHEATGINSRLDALQAAILQIKLRYLDTWNDLRRSVAQQYHQLLEPVPGVVKPQETPGGRCVWNQYTIRLTQSSNGSYRDEVRNQLQQQGVSSMVYYPLPLHLQPVYKNLGYKSGDFPVVEQVCHEVLALPMFPELSLAEQEQVVYSLKDCLG; this is translated from the coding sequence GTGAATAATATTCCCCCCCTAGACCTGTCGCGGCAGTACAAAATTATCAGTGAAGAAGTGAATGCAGCCGTTCTAGGCATCTTGGCTTCTGGTCGTTATATTGGTGGTCCTTCGGTTGCAGGCTTCGAGCAACAGTTTGCAGCTTACACAGGCGTTTCAGAGTGTGTAGCGTGTAACTCTGGTACAGATGCCCTCTATCTAGCTCTCAGGGCTTTACAGATTGGGCCGGGGGATGAGGTAATTACGACGCCTTTCACCTTTATTGCCACTGCTGAAGTAATTAGCGTGGTGGGGGCGACGCCGGTTTTTGTCGATATTGATGCCCATACGTTTAATTTCAATATCGATCAGCTGCAAAAGGCGATTACCGCTAAAACTCGCGCCATTATCCCAGTTCACCTGTTTGGGCAGCCGGTGGATATGACGACAGTGATGGACGTAGCACAGGCTCATAATCTAGCGGTGATTGAAGACTGTGCCCAAGCCACAGGCGCTGAGTGGGCAGGATCTAAAGTAGGCAGCATCGGGCATATTGGCTGCTTTAGTTTCTTTCCTACTAAGAATCTGGGTGCTTGTGGGGATGGCGGTGCGGTGACGACGAACGATCCAGCGATCGCTTCTGCTATACGGATGCTGCGGGAGCATGGAATGCGCGATCGCTACCATCATGAAGCAACTGGCATTAATAGCCGCTTGGATGCTCTACAAGCCGCCATTCTGCAAATTAAACTGCGTTATCTGGATACGTGGAATGACCTGCGTCGCTCGGTTGCACAGCAGTACCACCAATTGTTAGAGCCGGTGCCTGGGGTGGTGAAGCCGCAAGAAACGCCAGGAGGTCGCTGTGTTTGGAATCAATACACGATTCGCCTCACCCAATCCAGTAACGGCAGCTATCGGGATGAGGTTCGCAATCAGCTACAGCAGCAAGGCGTTAGTTCGATGGTTTACTATCCCCTGCCTTTACACCTACAGCCGGTCTACAAGAATTTAGGCTATAAATCTGGGGACTTCCCTGTGGTGGAGCAAGTCTGTCACGAGGTTTTGGCCTTGCCCATGTTTCCAGAACTTTCTCTGGCGGAACAGGAGCAAGTGGTTTACAGCTTGAAAGATTGCTTGGGATAA
- the fetB gene encoding iron export ABC transporter permease subunit FetB, with product MDSLIALNFTDLVLALGMMAVAIGLSRIQQLGLEGQLAIATGRTIIQLLGVGYVLAFVFAWKNPWAVLALLMVMLSIAAIVARNRIGKKIPQVLPVVWGSILVSSALTLSYTTLLILQPPIWYEPQYLIPLAGIVLGNAMNGAAIAGERLSSTVNASRAEIETHLSLGATPQQAVAQYRKDSIRAGLIPTLNQMMVVGVVTLPGIITGQLLSGVDPLNAASYQILIMFMLAFTNLVTTLLVTQGLCRQFFTSEAQLKNH from the coding sequence GTGGATTCTTTAATCGCACTGAACTTTACAGACCTTGTCTTGGCGTTGGGCATGATGGCAGTTGCCATTGGTTTATCCAGGATTCAACAACTCGGATTAGAAGGGCAATTGGCGATCGCGACTGGTCGCACTATTATCCAGCTGTTGGGCGTTGGATATGTATTAGCCTTTGTCTTCGCCTGGAAAAATCCTTGGGCAGTTTTGGCACTTTTGATGGTGATGCTGAGCATTGCCGCAATTGTTGCTCGCAATCGCATCGGCAAAAAAATTCCCCAAGTATTGCCCGTGGTGTGGGGGTCGATTTTGGTGAGTAGCGCCCTGACATTGAGTTACACCACTTTGTTGATCCTTCAGCCGCCCATTTGGTATGAACCCCAGTACCTGATTCCCTTAGCGGGAATTGTACTCGGAAATGCGATGAATGGAGCAGCGATCGCGGGCGAACGTTTGAGCAGCACCGTCAACGCTAGTCGCGCCGAAATTGAAACCCACCTGAGCTTAGGTGCAACGCCACAACAGGCGGTTGCACAATACCGCAAAGATTCCATCCGCGCCGGTTTGATTCCCACTCTGAACCAAATGATGGTTGTTGGAGTCGTGACACTACCGGGAATTATTACAGGTCAATTATTGAGTGGTGTTGACCCGCTGAATGCTGCATCCTACCAAATTTTAATTATGTTTATGCTTGCTTTTACCAACTTAGTGACAACTTTATTAGTCACTCAAGGGCTTTGCCGCCAGTTTTTTACTAGCGAAGCCCAACTCAAGAATCATTAA
- a CDS encoding serine/threonine-protein kinase: MNFPPTNLSTFHSDVLQQTELGQLCGTEQLFRDRYEILRMLGRGGFGITFLARDANLPGDPLCVIKQLCPKFSDPIGLQTARKRFEQEARTLSKLGSHSQIPMLLDYFVNEGEFYLVQEYVRGYTLARLVRRGGPLSEEGVKYFLRQILPLLQYIHGNNVIHRDIKPQNIIRCQDDGRLVLIDFGAVKEEMVPLSDTGGQKQTTQFIGTVGFAPPEQFSLRPVYASDIYSLGVTCLYLLSGKAPLEFDSDRSTGEIQWQDTISVSKDFGKILNRMLKISLRERYQSATAIMQAFGWESPQDNLAQFMTTQRPSGKDSDKKKSEANSPNYVSPTARTAIALRDWKARWQAKQRDPKKRHRHSIISSSGNSGL; this comes from the coding sequence ATGAATTTTCCACCCACAAATCTGTCAACTTTTCACTCAGATGTTTTACAGCAAACTGAACTAGGGCAGCTGTGTGGTACCGAGCAGTTGTTCCGCGATCGCTATGAGATCCTGCGAATGTTGGGAAGAGGTGGCTTTGGTATCACCTTTTTAGCCAGAGATGCCAACTTGCCAGGCGATCCTTTGTGCGTGATTAAGCAGCTGTGTCCCAAGTTTAGCGATCCGATTGGACTGCAAACAGCGCGGAAACGCTTCGAGCAAGAAGCAAGAACCCTCAGTAAGTTGGGCAGCCATTCCCAAATTCCCATGCTGCTAGATTACTTTGTAAACGAGGGAGAATTCTATTTAGTTCAAGAATATGTACGAGGGTATACCCTCGCACGCTTGGTGCGGCGCGGAGGTCCCTTATCGGAAGAGGGCGTTAAATATTTCCTTCGTCAAATCCTGCCATTGTTGCAGTACATCCACGGCAATAATGTAATTCACCGCGATATTAAGCCCCAGAACATCATCCGTTGCCAGGACGATGGGAGGCTGGTGCTGATTGACTTTGGAGCTGTCAAAGAGGAGATGGTTCCTTTAAGCGATACAGGAGGTCAGAAGCAAACCACCCAGTTTATCGGCACGGTTGGATTTGCACCGCCGGAACAATTTTCACTGCGTCCTGTTTATGCCAGCGATATTTATTCGTTAGGCGTAACGTGTCTTTACTTGTTGAGTGGGAAAGCGCCGCTAGAATTTGATAGCGATCGCTCTACGGGTGAGATTCAGTGGCAGGACACGATATCAGTCAGTAAAGACTTTGGCAAAATTCTCAACAGAATGCTGAAAATCTCTTTACGCGAACGTTATCAATCTGCAACAGCGATTATGCAGGCATTTGGCTGGGAATCGCCTCAAGACAATTTAGCGCAGTTTATGACAACTCAGCGTCCTTCAGGGAAAGATTCAGATAAGAAAAAATCAGAAGCAAATTCACCAAATTATGTTTCTCCTACCGCCAGAACAGCGATCGCGCTTCGAGATTGGAAAGCTAGGTGGCAGGCAAAGCAACGAGATCCTAAGAAAAGACACCGTCATAGCATCATTAGCAGTTCTGGTAACTCAGGACTTTAG
- a CDS encoding CoA-binding protein — protein MKLTPDSKILIQGIAEPLASTYTARMTAYGTKVVAGVSAGQGGQTLDGIPVFDLVEQAIQSVGAVDISIIFVRPYAALDAALEAIAAGIRQIILITGGIPPLDMVRLLRKAEATQTLIVGPSSAGIIVPGKVLLGTHEPEFYSPGSVGLLSRSGNLTYEVAGEMTRAGYGQSIAVSIGSEPFVGSSVVQWLEILAADKNTKVIVLVSHISHTSSSDEQAAAEYIVATLDKPVIVYFVGRLLPQEKLLGPGNALGFWRQEAMLASPQAELAAEQTPENRKIAAFKQAKIPIAERPSQIPDLVKKALKKSG, from the coding sequence ATGAAGTTAACGCCAGACAGTAAAATCCTGATACAAGGCATCGCAGAACCACTTGCGTCAACCTACACTGCCCGAATGACAGCTTACGGCACGAAGGTAGTAGCTGGGGTCAGTGCCGGTCAGGGAGGGCAAACGCTGGATGGCATTCCGGTGTTCGACCTGGTAGAGCAGGCGATACAGTCGGTCGGAGCGGTTGACATTAGCATTATCTTTGTACGACCTTACGCGGCGCTTGATGCTGCGCTAGAAGCGATCGCAGCAGGTATCCGACAAATTATTCTGATTACGGGTGGGATACCTCCCCTGGATATGGTTCGGCTGCTCAGAAAGGCAGAGGCGACTCAAACTCTCATCGTCGGTCCCAGCAGTGCTGGGATTATTGTTCCAGGCAAGGTTTTACTAGGCACTCATGAACCTGAATTTTATAGCCCTGGATCAGTGGGACTGCTCAGCCGCAGCGGCAATCTCACCTACGAAGTAGCCGGGGAAATGACACGAGCCGGTTATGGTCAGTCGATTGCTGTCAGTATTGGCAGCGAGCCATTTGTCGGATCTTCTGTCGTACAATGGCTGGAAATTTTGGCAGCAGATAAAAACACGAAGGTCATTGTTTTAGTCAGCCATATCAGCCATACCAGTTCTAGTGATGAACAGGCGGCAGCAGAATACATCGTTGCTACACTTGATAAGCCAGTAATTGTATATTTTGTCGGTCGCTTGCTTCCCCAAGAAAAACTTTTAGGCCCAGGGAATGCACTTGGTTTTTGGCGTCAGGAAGCGATGCTCGCTTCTCCACAGGCTGAACTTGCCGCCGAACAGACACCTGAAAACCGAAAAATTGCCGCTTTCAAGCAAGCGAAAATTCCAATAGCAGAGCGCCCTTCTCAAATTCCAGATTTGGTGAAAAAGGCGCTCAAAAAGTCGGGTTGA
- a CDS encoding SDR family oxidoreductase codes for MKIDTPPLSEQVILITGASTGIGAALAQVLATQSLGIRLVLAARNQEKLEEVATFCRKAGADVLVVPTDISQVEQAKALATKTIDHFGRVDALVNNAGYGQMGPVELIPFEAVQRQFQVNLLGPLALIQALIPGMRDQGGGRIVNISSLGGRLAFPFGGLYSSSKFALEGISDALRMELAPFNIKVSVIEPGPVSTEFFAVAAQRVEQAISTPQDTPYRAAFERLEGLEERTSSRAWTSERVAKVVVRSLTDRHPRPRYVAATGGDILLFLMNKVLPTRAVDAFWQRFYGIDKVAKDWQSRQKQG; via the coding sequence ATGAAGATCGATACTCCACCGCTATCTGAACAAGTCATCCTAATTACAGGAGCTTCTACTGGGATTGGCGCTGCTCTGGCGCAAGTTTTAGCGACTCAGTCGTTGGGAATCCGGCTCGTCTTAGCAGCTCGAAACCAGGAAAAATTGGAGGAAGTCGCAACTTTCTGCCGCAAAGCGGGTGCTGATGTGCTGGTTGTTCCCACCGATATCTCTCAAGTTGAGCAGGCTAAAGCTTTGGCAACTAAAACGATCGACCATTTTGGGCGCGTGGATGCCTTGGTCAATAATGCCGGATATGGACAGATGGGACCAGTAGAGTTGATTCCATTTGAGGCGGTGCAGCGGCAGTTTCAGGTCAATTTACTCGGCCCGCTTGCCTTAATTCAAGCTTTAATTCCAGGAATGCGGGACCAAGGGGGTGGACGGATCGTTAATATTAGTTCTCTAGGCGGACGCCTGGCGTTTCCCTTTGGAGGGTTATATAGTTCCTCTAAATTTGCTTTGGAAGGAATTAGCGATGCACTTCGGATGGAACTGGCTCCATTCAATATCAAAGTCAGCGTGATTGAACCAGGGCCAGTCAGTACGGAGTTTTTCGCGGTAGCAGCGCAACGGGTTGAGCAAGCGATATCAACTCCACAAGATACACCTTACCGGGCTGCTTTTGAGCGGCTAGAAGGGCTAGAGGAACGAACCAGTAGTCGAGCTTGGACTTCCGAACGGGTTGCTAAAGTGGTTGTGCGATCGCTCACCGACCGTCATCCTCGTCCCCGCTACGTGGCTGCTACTGGGGGAGATATTCTACTGTTTTTAATGAACAAAGTGTTGCCTACCAGGGCGGTTGATGCCTTTTGGCAGCGTTTCTATGGAATTGATAAAGTCGCCAAAGACTGGCAAAGTCGTCAGAAACAGGGGTAA
- a CDS encoding ATP-grasp domain-containing protein, with amino-acid sequence MDLLEYQAKELFREMGIPVLPSQRIDNSRDLKGLQIPYPVVLKSQVRAGGRGRAGGIRFAENTIDAIAAARTIFNLPILGEYPQVLLAEAKYDATREFYLAVTLDYDLRRPVLLGSSQGGMNLEAVMELLQQVVVDQEFSSFYARHLTLKMGLQGSLIQSVSTVIEKMYHLFVQNDLDGVEINPLGVSPTGELMALDGKITVNDAALRRHPALASLAAKMPQSDIAKETPTDIDPGKFLPIQNWLNRDGNIGILCNGTSLAMAMVDLVYSAGGKPRLCLIVGEEASGNLTPASWREQLEQALERLTQNKNIKVLLVNILGNTAASQEVVAVIDSYLQRKVNEMTEHPQRMTRRVSTPSPKDSRTRIGDRRPEFLTLLPQFVVRLAGGELDKSQEPLATMPVHWSDNLDDAVEQAISLAKAAAKSRSGTPSTK; translated from the coding sequence ATGGATTTACTAGAATATCAAGCTAAAGAATTATTTCGGGAGATGGGCATCCCCGTTTTGCCTTCTCAACGAATTGATAATTCCAGAGACCTCAAAGGTTTGCAAATTCCTTACCCGGTTGTCCTAAAATCGCAAGTGCGTGCTGGTGGACGGGGTAGAGCGGGTGGAATTCGATTTGCAGAAAATACCATCGATGCGATCGCGGCAGCACGGACGATTTTTAATTTGCCGATTCTGGGTGAATATCCCCAAGTGCTTCTAGCAGAAGCAAAATACGATGCTACTCGTGAATTTTATCTAGCCGTCACCCTAGACTACGACCTTCGTCGCCCGGTGCTGCTAGGTTCCTCACAAGGAGGCATGAACTTGGAAGCGGTGATGGAGCTTCTTCAGCAAGTAGTTGTTGACCAAGAATTTTCCTCTTTTTATGCCCGCCATCTGACTCTGAAAATGGGACTCCAAGGTTCCTTGATCCAGTCAGTTAGCACCGTTATCGAAAAGATGTACCATCTGTTTGTCCAAAACGATTTAGATGGAGTAGAAATCAATCCCCTAGGTGTAAGTCCTACAGGCGAATTGATGGCTTTAGATGGCAAAATTACAGTCAATGATGCTGCTCTTAGACGTCATCCCGCTTTGGCTTCTCTAGCGGCAAAAATGCCTCAGTCCGATATCGCGAAGGAAACGCCTACAGACATCGATCCCGGTAAGTTTCTACCCATTCAGAACTGGCTGAATCGAGATGGTAATATTGGGATTCTCTGTAACGGCACCAGCTTGGCGATGGCAATGGTAGATTTGGTTTACAGCGCTGGCGGTAAGCCGAGACTTTGCCTAATTGTGGGTGAGGAGGCGAGTGGAAATTTGACACCCGCATCTTGGAGAGAACAGCTCGAACAAGCGCTGGAGCGTCTCACTCAAAATAAAAATATTAAAGTATTGCTGGTTAATATTTTGGGCAATACCGCAGCGAGTCAGGAAGTCGTTGCAGTGATTGATTCATATCTGCAACGAAAAGTTAATGAAATGACAGAGCATCCGCAGCGAATGACTCGACGGGTTAGTACACCCAGCCCCAAGGACTCTCGCACCCGGATCGGCGATCGCAGACCAGAATTTCTCACCCTGCTTCCCCAATTTGTTGTGCGCTTAGCAGGTGGCGAACTCGACAAAAGCCAAGAGCCTCTAGCCACGATGCCCGTACACTGGAGCGATAATCTGGATGACGCTGTTGAGCAAGCGATTTCCCTAGCCAAAGCAGCAGCTAAAAGTAGATCCGGGACTCCCAGCACCAAATAG